In one window of Paracoccus saliphilus DNA:
- a CDS encoding CAP domain-containing protein yields the protein MSPSGRSSLAALCCVALGACAGTVVPDGSAPRESLRGEVTCLGTTAEMNGAAVQSTNATRGRGGLPPLRPSMVLAEVAAGHACDMAKRGRMSHRGNTTSGPGDRVKARGYRPSMTAENIAAGPYERDQVLRIWAGSGGHIDNIMIPQLRDFGIGQAIGSDGKTHYWSAVYAAPG from the coding sequence ATGAGCCCGTCAGGCAGGTCGTCGTTGGCGGCACTGTGCTGCGTGGCACTTGGCGCATGCGCCGGGACGGTTGTCCCGGATGGTTCCGCGCCAAGGGAAAGCCTGCGGGGAGAGGTGACTTGCCTTGGAACCACGGCGGAGATGAACGGCGCGGCGGTGCAATCCACTAACGCGACCCGTGGTCGCGGCGGACTGCCACCGCTCCGTCCCAGCATGGTGCTGGCCGAGGTGGCGGCCGGACATGCCTGCGATATGGCCAAGCGGGGGCGCATGAGCCATCGCGGCAATACGACCAGCGGTCCGGGTGACCGTGTGAAAGCCCGGGGGTACAGGCCGAGCATGACGGCCGAGAATATCGCAGCGGGCCCATATGAGCGGGATCAGGTTCTGCGGATCTGGGCCGGTTCAGGGGGGCATATCGACAATATCATGATCCCTCAGCTGCGGGATTTCGGAATCGGGCAGGCGATTGGCTCGGACGGGAAGACACACTATTGGTCAGCGGTTTACGCGGCGCCCGGATAA
- a CDS encoding AGE family epimerase/isomerase: MTDGPGDIAASGCWLEDEKHRAYLVRDARWALDFFDASPRETDGFHTLDLAGKPLAGGVRELHVTTRLVHSYALAQMAGRKDRARIIDQGMAYLWQGHRDRQHGGYLWAVDGDGVTDGTKLAYGHVFVLLAASSAKMAGHPDADRLLADIAEVLNRHYWDEEHGLFRDEFTRDWQPFSTYRGMNANMHGVEALLTAHEATGEGEYLARAGRILNFFIAGQAANENWRIPEHYDENWQPDRGYAGNPMFRPAGTTPGHSFEMARLLLQYWDLAGRPDAEMPTHARALVERALADAWNEERQGFAYTLKFGGEVDNPARYWWPVTEAIGALAALSKLERRDSDETWYRRLWQFADSCLIDHSRGGWFPELGEDNRPAATQFAGKPDIYHALQADLLPLAPGLSRTAEALSETRPLA; the protein is encoded by the coding sequence ATGACAGACGGCCCCGGTGATATCGCAGCTTCGGGCTGCTGGCTGGAAGACGAGAAGCACCGCGCTTACCTGGTGCGGGATGCGCGGTGGGCGCTGGATTTCTTCGATGCCAGCCCGCGCGAAACCGACGGTTTCCATACGCTGGATCTGGCAGGCAAGCCTCTGGCCGGAGGCGTGCGGGAATTGCATGTGACCACCCGGCTGGTGCATTCCTATGCGCTTGCGCAGATGGCTGGGCGAAAGGACCGTGCCAGGATCATCGATCAGGGAATGGCCTATCTGTGGCAGGGGCATCGTGACAGGCAGCATGGCGGTTATCTATGGGCGGTCGATGGCGATGGCGTGACCGATGGCACCAAGCTGGCCTATGGCCATGTCTTCGTGCTGCTGGCCGCGTCCAGCGCGAAAATGGCGGGCCACCCGGATGCCGACCGGTTGCTGGCCGACATCGCCGAAGTGCTGAACCGGCATTACTGGGACGAGGAGCACGGGCTGTTCCGCGACGAGTTCACCCGCGACTGGCAGCCCTTTTCGACCTATCGCGGCATGAACGCCAATATGCATGGTGTCGAGGCGCTGCTGACCGCTCATGAGGCAACGGGAGAGGGGGAGTATCTGGCCCGCGCCGGTCGTATCCTGAACTTTTTCATCGCCGGACAGGCAGCGAATGAGAACTGGCGCATCCCCGAGCATTACGACGAGAACTGGCAACCCGATCGTGGATATGCGGGAAATCCGATGTTCCGGCCTGCCGGAACCACTCCGGGTCATTCCTTCGAGATGGCGCGGTTGCTACTGCAATACTGGGATCTGGCGGGACGGCCGGATGCCGAGATGCCCACGCATGCACGCGCGCTGGTCGAACGTGCCCTGGCGGATGCCTGGAACGAGGAAAGGCAGGGCTTCGCCTACACGCTGAAATTCGGCGGAGAGGTCGATAATCCGGCCCGCTACTGGTGGCCGGTGACCGAAGCCATCGGGGCACTGGCCGCGCTGAGCAAGCTGGAGCGCCGGGACAGCGATGAAACCTGGTATCGGCGGCTCTGGCAATTTGCCGATTCTTGCCTGATCGATCATTCACGCGGCGGCTGGTTCCCCGAACTGGGTGAAGACAATCGTCCTGCAGCGACGCAATTCGCGGGCAAGCCGGATATCTACCACGCCTTGCAGGCTGATCTGCTGCCATTGGCACCCGGGCTGTCGCGCACGGCAGAGGCGTTGAGTGAAACCCGGCCGTTAGCCTGA